The genomic region GGCGCGTGGATTATCACCGACGGCAGCTTTCAGCACTGGCGTGATCCAGGCCAGCCCCAGCATCTGGAGCCATTTGTCAGCCGCATTGATGCGGGTGAACAGGCGGGCGCGGCGTGCCTCAGTTGTGGCAAAATCGGAATCAGCGATGGTCATGGGAGTATCCTTTTGCTGGCTTAGCCGTGCACCGCGCCGTCATTGACGGTTTGGGTGCCTTTTAGGCCGATCGGCAGGCTGTCGAGATAGGCGTTGGGGGTGCGGCCATCGAAGGGGATGCCGTCGATGACATCAGCAGCGGGCGTTGGAGATTTGTAGCCGTCGCTGGTCCAGGGGAAATCAGCCGCTTCGGCGTGGCCTTCGTCGACCAGCATTTGTGCGGCTTGCAGATAGATGTCCGGTTTGTAGACCGACCGGGCCAGCTCATCATACCAGCTGTCGGGTTTGGCATCGGCGATCTGTCCCCAGCGGCGCATCTGGGTCAGGGTCCAGACCGCATCCGAGTAGAACGGGTAGGTGGCGTTGTAGCGGAAGAAGACGTTGAAATCGGGAATCGGGCGGATGTCACCGCTTTCGTATTCAAAACTACCTGTCATCGAAGCGGCGATCACCTCGCGGTCGGCACCTACATATTCCCGGCGCGACAGGGTATCGACGGCCGCCTCGCGGTTGGCATTGTTGTCTTCATCCAGCCAGATGGCGGCGCGGATCAGTGCTTTGACCACTGCGAGGGTGGTATTGGGATTTTCTTCAACAAATTTGGCGCTGAACCCCAGCACTTTTTCCGGATTGTTCTTCCACAGTTCGTAATCTGTAATCACCGGTACGCCGATGCCCTTGATGACCGCCTGCTGGTTCCATGGCTCACCAACACTGTAGCCATTGATGGTGC from Parasedimentitalea psychrophila harbors:
- a CDS encoding CmpA/NrtA family ABC transporter substrate-binding protein, with amino-acid sequence MKRTLCTLAIATALATPALSAPLELEQDVLTLGFIKLTDMAPLAVAYEQGFFDDEGLFVTLESQANWKVLLDRVIDGQLAGAHMLAGQPLAATMGYGTQAHIVTPISMDLNGNGITVSQSVWDSMRPHIPSQADGRPQHPISARALAPVIEQFNAEGRAFNMGMVFPVSTHNYELRYWLAAGGINPGYYSAQDITGQIDADVFLSVTPPPQMPATLEAGTINGYSVGEPWNQQAVIKGIGVPVITDYELWKNNPEKVLGFSAKFVEENPNTTLAVVKALIRAAIWLDEDNNANREAAVDTLSRREYVGADREVIAASMTGSFEYESGDIRPIPDFNVFFRYNATYPFYSDAVWTLTQMRRWGQIADAKPDSWYDELARSVYKPDIYLQAAQMLVDEGHAEAADFPWTSDGYKSPTPAADVIDGIPFDGRTPNAYLDSLPIGLKGTQTVNDGAVHG